TGTCCACGTTTCGATTGACGCGCCAGGCGCGTCGGTTCAGTTGGCCGGCTCGCCGTGCCCCTGCGTGAGGCCCTGCAACGCGACCGGTATCCAGGGGAACGCCAGTCGGCGCTGGGCCGCGCTGAAGTCGACGCCGTCGCCGATCTGGACGGTGCTCGGATCCGGCGAGAGGATCACCGTCAGCAGCACGTCGCTCACGTCGGCCTGCTCGTGGTTGCGATCGATCCCACCAATGATCGGCCGGCCGTTCGGGAAGCTGGAATCGATCGCCATGTCCACCCGCAGGACGTCACCCACGGTCCGAGGCGAGATCGGCACGTGATGGGCGCCGGGGAACGGGATGTCGTCGAGGTCGACGATCTTGAGGAGATCGACCCGGTTGAACTTGAGCGAGTCGGGGACCGGATCGACGCCCAGCGCCTTGTAGATGCCGAGCGCTTCCGCGTCCCGGACCAGAATCGGGTTGAGGACGTAGGTGCCGAAGTTGTCGAAGTCGTCGAGCGGATTGCTCCGCAGGTACTTCTCCTGGTCCTGGACGCCCACCAGGCCGGCGTTGAAGAGCGGGAGCGCGTTGCGGCCGACGCGCACGAACTTACCTCGGCCCTTGTCCTTCTCGTACCGCTCCTTGCTCAGCACCCGGACGCGCGGCCGCGACTCCGACACGTGGATGGCGAGGAGCGTGTCATCGCCGGGCGTGCCGTTGTGCGCGGGCGGCTGGCCCGTGCCGGTGAGCTTGCTCGTCGGGATCTCGAGCGCGATGGAGAAGAGGTTGAACCCCGTGAAGACGTTCTCGGCCTGCGGCATCTGGCGTGCACCCGCAACCTGGAGCCGCGTGCCGTTGACCTTCACGAAGCTCGACGCCGGATCGCCGGCGAGGTTGAGGACGTCGAAGATCC
The window above is part of the Deltaproteobacteria bacterium genome. Proteins encoded here:
- a CDS encoding DUF4331 domain-containing protein; translation: MKKRTGAIGAAGAVLVLAAAAPIVQASSHRETYATRVDPCIDNTDTYAWVEPGTHDKLNIVFNFLPLHEPGQGNQQLGPCEDVLYEVHIARGTGPLKDVVTYQIKFDTNPAPRVDPGDGTKPLTLKDGRELLDQISGRSQFYTVTKIEAGAKKGKVIGRGLPVSPSNVGPQTDRLAYNIPAIDPSCTQFQGYDSGDRTSREVGCYNEAFTARFINPLGDNGSEGRIWAGQAADFYYLDEKGIFDVLNLAGDPASSFVKVNGTRLQVAGARQMPQAENVFTGFNLFSIALEIPTSKLTGTGQPPAHNGTPGDDTLLAIHVSESRPRVRVLSKERYEKDKGRGKFVRVGRNALPLFNAGLVGVQDQEKYLRSNPLDDFDNFGTYVLNPILVRDAEALGIYKALGVDPVPDSLKFNRVDLLKIVDLDDIPFPGAHHVPISPRTVGDVLRVDMAIDSSFPNGRPIIGGIDRNHEQADVSDVLLTVILSPDPSTVQIGDGVDFSAAQRRLAFPWIPVALQGLTQGHGEPAN